Part of the Cryptosporangium arvum DSM 44712 genome, GACCGATCGACATCGCCACCGTCGGCCCGAGGTACGCGGCACCGGCCGCGCACGCGAGCTGCCCGATCGCGACGAGCACCATCACGACGCCGAGCCGCCGGATGTAACCCGGGTCGCCCTTGATCAGCCCGTTGTCGACGACGGCCGCGTTGAGCGTCGGCAGCAGCAGCGAACCGGCCACCTGGCCGAGCTGGAGCACCACGAGCACGACCAGATGCCGGCGGTACGGCCGGGAGTAGCTTCGCAGCAGTCGGATCAGCACCTGCGGCGCTCCTGAATACGGTGTCAGTGGGTGCAGTCCACCGCAGTCCGGGGCCGGGATTCACCAGTCTTTGACTGGGGATTTGCCGGGCTGGGCGCGGTTACGGTCGCGCCATGGCCGGACAACTCTCGATCACCCCGGAACTATCGGAGTACGTGCGACGCGTGTCGCTGCGCGAGGACGAGATCCTGCGCTCGCTGCGCGAGGAGACCGCGCTCCTCCCGATGGGCACCGCCATGCAGGTACCGGCCGAGGAGGGGCAGTTCCTCGCCTTCCTCGTCGGGCTCACCGGCGCGTCCACCGTCGTCGAAGTCGGCACGTTCACCGGGTACAGCACGCTGTGCATGGCCCGGGCGGTGCGCCCCGGTGGCCGGGTCATCACCTGTGACATCAGCCCGAAGTGGCCCGACATCGGCGCGCCCGCGTGGAAGCGCGCCGGCGTCGCGGACCGGATCGACCTGCGGATCGGCGAGGCCACCCGGACCCTCGCCGCGCTGCTCACCGAGCTGGGCCCCGGCTCCGTCGACCTCGTTTTCATCGACGCCGACAAGGCCGGCTACGCGCGGTACTACGAGGCGGCGCTGGCGCTGCTCGCGCCGGCCGGGCTCATCGTCGTCGACAACACGCTGTTCTTCGGCCGGGTCGTCGACCCGGCCGCGACCGACGTCGACACCCGGGCGATCCGGGAGTTCAACGAGCTCGTGCGCGACGACCCGCGGGTCGAGCTGACCCTGCTCCCGACGGCCGACGGCATCACGCTGCTCCGTCGGGTGTGAACTCCGTCAGCGAGCGGTCCCCGCGGGCTCCGGCGCCTCCAGCGTCATCGTGTCCGGCGGGGGCTGCTCCGCGGTGACCAGGTGCAGCCGCTGCAGCCCGTCCCCGGCGAAGCCGAGCGCGGCGCGGCAGGCGCAGTCGTCGTCGGTGAAACCGCTGAACCGGTAGGCGATCTCCATCATCCGGTTGCGCTCGGTGCGCCGGAAGTCGGCCAGGATGTGTGCACCGGCGCGCGCGGCCTGGTCGTCGAGCCAGCGCAGCAGCACCGCACCCGCGCCGAACGCGACCACCCGGCACGACGTCGCCAGCAGCTTCAAGTGCCACGCCGGGCCGCCGACCTCCATGAGTACGACGCCCACCGCGCCGTGCGGCCCGAACCGGTCGGCCATCGACACGACCAGCACCCGGTGCGCCGGATCGTCGAGCAGCGCCCGCAGCGCCTCGAGCGAATAGTGGACGCCGGTGGCGTTCATCTGGCTGGTGCGCAGCGTCAGCTCCTCGACCCGCAGGAGGTGCTCCTCGGTCGCGTGCTCGATGCGCATCACCAGGTCCAGCGAGCGGACGAAGTCGGCGTCCGGGCCGGTGTGCTCCTCGCGTGCGCTGTCCCGGCGGGCGGCGGCCCGGTACATGCCGCGGCGGTTGCGCGAGTCGGCGGTGACCACGGGCGGCG contains:
- a CDS encoding O-methyltransferase, whose protein sequence is MAGQLSITPELSEYVRRVSLREDEILRSLREETALLPMGTAMQVPAEEGQFLAFLVGLTGASTVVEVGTFTGYSTLCMARAVRPGGRVITCDISPKWPDIGAPAWKRAGVADRIDLRIGEATRTLAALLTELGPGSVDLVFIDADKAGYARYYEAALALLAPAGLIVVDNTLFFGRVVDPAATDVDTRAIREFNELVRDDPRVELTLLPTADGITLLRRV
- a CDS encoding HAD-IIIC family phosphatase, producing the protein MKTVKCVVWDLDNTLWNGTLLEGDDVQVTAEARHLLELLDSRGILQAVASKNDHDHAWAKLEQLGVADYFVAARIGWSVKSESVRQIAEELRFAESTIAFIDDQPAERAEVEYHRPDVRCYDAARIPELGALPDLTPPVVTADSRNRRGMYRAAARRDSAREEHTGPDADFVRSLDLVMRIEHATEEHLLRVEELTLRTSQMNATGVHYSLEALRALLDDPAHRVLVVSMADRFGPHGAVGVVLMEVGGPAWHLKLLATSCRVVAFGAGAVLLRWLDDQAARAGAHILADFRRTERNRMMEIAYRFSGFTDDDCACRAALGFAGDGLQRLHLVTAEQPPPDTMTLEAPEPAGTAR